The following are encoded together in the Triticum dicoccoides isolate Atlit2015 ecotype Zavitan chromosome 6B, WEW_v2.0, whole genome shotgun sequence genome:
- the LOC119323378 gene encoding ribonuclease H2 subunit C-like, with translation MEQATPPAAAGIDLSPVATDLGRVHLLPCGIRHNSAAAVSDYFKPRDTGVEVDGVKVEEAFFRGRNLQGATVALPDGYRGYVLEKKKNEEKDAQGMDEEASNFVSRAEFQNITYWNHDTMPSAEDPLPRCFHWLAIANAMHKPVTAEDMANMSARQNQNS, from the exons ATGGAGCAAGCcacccctcccgccgccgccggcatcgACCTTTCCCCAGTGGCGACCGACCTCGGTCGGGTGCACCTCCTGCCCTGCGGCATCAGGCACAacagcgccgccgccgtctccgACTACTTCAAGCCGAGGGACACTG GCGTGGAGGTGGATGGGGTGAAGGTGGAGGAGGCCTTCTTCCGCGGGAGGAACCTGCAGGGCGCCACCGTCGCGCTCCCCGATGGCTACCGAG GTTATGtactggagaagaagaagaacgaagAAAAGGATGCTCAGGGCATGGATGAGGAGGCTAGCAATTTTGTATCCCGTGCAGAATTCCAGAACATAACTTACTGGAATCATGACACCATGCCATCAGCAGAGGATCCTCTCCCACGGTGCTTTCATTGGTTAGCCATTGCGAATGCA ATGCACAAGCCAGTGACTGCTGAAGATATGGCTAACATGTCAGCTCGGCAGAATCAGAACAGTTGA